TGTCCTGACGTCGCCGAAAGAGATCACCAAACGCGGTCCGCGCGTCTATTTTCAGGCCGACACGCCGCCCGATTTCACGCTCGACAATTACCGAACGGTGTTGACGGCCGACAATATGGACCTGGCTTTCATCAACACGCTGACGGTGACCATTCCGGCAACCATCATACCGATCCTGATCGCAGCCTTTGCGGCCTATGCCCTGGCGTGGATGGATTTTCCGGCGCGCGGACTCTTGATTGCCGCGGTGGTCGGCCTGCTGGTCGTGCCGTTGCAACTGGCGTTGGTGCCGCTTCTCAACCTGCACAACAGGATCGGCATCGGGCAGAGCTTCATGGGGATATGGCTCGCACATACGGCGTTCGGCATGCCGCTGGCGATCTATCTCCTGCGCAACTACATGGTCGGCCTGCCGCGCGACATCATCGAAAGCGCCAAGGTAGACGGTGCGACCGATTTCCAGGTCTTCGTCAAGATCGTGCTGCCGCTGTCCTTTCCGGCGCTCGCCAGTTTCGCCATCTTCCAGTTCCTGTGGACATGGAACGATCTGCTGGTGGCCAAGGTGTTCCTGCCGTCGTCCGACGAGACAAAGGTGATGACAGTCAAGATCGCCGACGACCTGCTGGGTTCGCGCGGCGGCGACTGGGGCATCCTTGCAACTGCTGCC
The Alphaproteobacteria bacterium genome window above contains:
- a CDS encoding carbohydrate ABC transporter permease — translated: MDNIAGQKSSLTIVTYVSVIAIVIIWLIPTVGLFVSSFRDRDQISASGWWRAPFSVALAEAGRADLESQKEENGVWVLKGNIFADPDVADRFKSGDSRITAFGSKGRAPGEFPVGTTAEVQAGRTLTVDANGDYVLTSPKEITKRGPRVYFQADTPPDFTLDNYRTVLTADNMDLAFINTLTVTIPATIIPILIAAFAAYALAWMDFPARGLLIAAVVGLLVVPLQLALVPLLNLHNRIGIGQSFMGIWLAHTAFGMPLAIYLLRNYMVGLPRDIIESAKVDGATDFQVFVKIVLPLSFPALASFAIFQFLWTWNDLLVAKVFLPSSDETKVMTVKIADDLLGSRGGDWGILATAAFVSIAVPLAVFFTMQRYLVRGLLAGSVK